In a genomic window of Flavobacterium lipolyticum:
- a CDS encoding shikimate dehydrogenase family protein has translation MIDTLRRRFGLLGRNISYSFSKGYFTEKFSDEVFAGNSYENFDISEINYFTELVKNNPDLKGLNVTIPYKEQVIPFLDKLSKKATLIGAVNTIKFTKSGKLKGYNTDYYGFKKSLEPLLELHHKKALILGTGGASKGVAFALDELGILYTFVSREAKDNIIDYNLINATTFDNFQIIINCTPVGTIPDTDACPDIPYEFFTDKHIAYDLIYNPAETEFLKRAKEKGAVIKNGYDMLIFQAEKAWKIWNK, from the coding sequence ATGATTGATACTTTAAGAAGACGTTTTGGCTTGTTGGGCCGTAATATTAGTTACTCTTTTTCAAAAGGATATTTTACAGAAAAATTCAGTGATGAGGTTTTCGCTGGCAACAGCTACGAAAATTTTGACATCTCTGAAATTAACTATTTCACAGAATTAGTAAAAAACAATCCCGATTTGAAAGGTCTAAATGTTACGATCCCGTACAAAGAACAAGTCATTCCATTCTTAGATAAACTTTCAAAAAAAGCAACCTTAATCGGTGCCGTAAACACTATAAAATTTACCAAAAGCGGAAAATTAAAAGGATACAACACCGATTACTACGGCTTTAAAAAATCGTTAGAACCGCTGCTCGAACTTCATCATAAAAAAGCACTGATTTTGGGAACAGGAGGCGCTTCTAAGGGAGTTGCATTTGCTCTTGATGAATTAGGTATACTCTATACTTTTGTTTCAAGAGAAGCCAAAGATAATATCATCGATTACAACTTAATTAACGCTACTACTTTTGATAACTTTCAGATTATCATTAACTGTACGCCTGTTGGAACAATACCTGACACCGATGCTTGTCCTGATATTCCATATGAGTTCTTTACAGACAAACATATTGCCTACGACCTAATTTACAATCCGGCAGAAACGGAATTTTTAAAGAGAGCCAAAGAAAAAGGTGCTGTAATAAAAAATGGTTACGACATGCTTATTTTTCAGGCTGAAAAGGCATGGAAAATCTGGAATAAGTAA
- a CDS encoding tetratricopeptide repeat protein, with protein sequence MQLSNEEEDYNLSLSKFESMLKTNKVLFFDSEEFEEIILHYLDIGKANLAKKALKLALDQHPKSTGLKLVQVEMLVYDDKLEIAEKLLNELYAIEPNNEEIYIQKANICSKRDQHEKAVELLKIALQFTDDYADVYNLIGMEYLFMDNLEMAKDSFIKCLEEDLEDQSALYNVVYCFEFLDQNQEAIVYLNDYINKNPYSEIAWHQLGRLHYGVKEYENAIRAFDYATLIDDEFLGAFMEKAKAYERLKKYHEAIESYNRTIELDDATSYALLRIGKCYEKLGNLVKALQYYNQTVHEDPLLDKGWIAITDFHMRQKNFQKALFFVNKALAIDNQNRLYWKRYATINKQMNFFEEAEFGYRKAVEFGDYALDTWLFWVDILQFLGEFDSAIQTLLQATEYFPEENEIEYRLAGLYFMTQDTTKAKFHLSNGLRLNFENYILIEDLFPVVWSKKTVKNYIEKHRKQ encoded by the coding sequence ATGCAATTAAGCAACGAAGAAGAAGATTATAACCTATCCCTATCCAAATTTGAGTCAATGTTAAAAACAAACAAAGTACTCTTTTTTGATTCTGAAGAATTCGAAGAAATTATTCTTCATTATTTAGACATAGGTAAGGCTAATTTAGCAAAGAAGGCCCTGAAACTTGCATTAGACCAACACCCAAAATCTACAGGCTTAAAATTAGTACAAGTAGAAATGTTGGTTTACGACGATAAATTGGAAATCGCCGAGAAACTCTTAAATGAGTTGTATGCAATCGAACCTAACAACGAGGAAATTTACATTCAGAAAGCGAATATCTGTTCTAAAAGAGATCAACACGAAAAAGCGGTAGAATTACTTAAAATTGCCTTGCAATTTACAGATGACTACGCGGACGTTTACAACTTGATTGGAATGGAATATCTTTTTATGGATAACCTTGAGATGGCAAAAGACAGTTTCATCAAATGTCTTGAAGAAGATTTAGAAGATCAGTCTGCGCTTTATAACGTGGTGTATTGTTTTGAATTTTTAGATCAAAATCAGGAAGCCATTGTTTATCTAAACGATTATATCAACAAAAATCCATACAGCGAAATTGCCTGGCATCAGCTTGGGCGTTTGCATTATGGGGTAAAAGAATACGAAAACGCTATTCGTGCTTTTGATTATGCCACACTTATCGACGATGAGTTCCTTGGTGCCTTTATGGAAAAAGCAAAAGCCTACGAGCGTTTAAAAAAATACCATGAAGCGATCGAAAGCTACAACCGCACCATTGAGTTAGACGATGCAACTTCCTATGCTTTACTACGCATTGGAAAATGCTACGAAAAACTAGGAAATTTGGTAAAAGCCTTGCAATATTACAATCAGACAGTACATGAAGATCCGCTTTTAGACAAAGGATGGATTGCCATTACTGACTTTCATATGCGCCAGAAAAATTTTCAAAAAGCCCTGTTCTTTGTTAATAAAGCATTAGCGATCGACAATCAGAATCGTTTGTACTGGAAGCGTTACGCTACCATCAACAAACAAATGAACTTTTTTGAAGAGGCTGAATTTGGATACAGAAAAGCAGTAGAATTTGGAGATTATGCACTGGATACCTGGTTGTTCTGGGTTGACATCCTTCAGTTCTTAGGAGAATTCGACAGTGCAATTCAAACTTTATTACAGGCAACCGAATATTTTCCGGAAGAAAACGAAATCGAATACCGATTGGCCGGATTGTATTTTATGACTCAGGACACTACTAAAGCTAAATTTCACTTAAGCAATGGTTTACGCTTAAACTTTGAGAATTACATTCTAATCGAAGATTTATTCCCGGTAGTCTGGTCAAAGAAAACAGTTAAAAATTACATTGAAAAACACAGAAAACAATAA
- a CDS encoding aspartate aminotransferase family protein, with product MNPDFIKYQAQTSPYPLGMEVSHAIGSYIYDTNDKKYLDFVAGVSACTLGHQHPRVNQAIKDQLDKYSHVMVYGEYSQSPAVEYCKLMASLLPESLSKTYLVNSGTEAIEGALKLAKRATGRSQLISCHNAYHGNTMGSMSVMGFEERKQAFRPLLPDVDFITFNNEEDLQKITTRTAAILLETIQGGAGFIEPHDNFLQKVRKRCDEVGAMMIVDEIQPGFGRTGKLFGFQTYDVIPDIVVMGKGMGGGMPVGAFTASAEKMDLLTENPKLGHITTFGGHPVIASACLATLQELTETNLMEETLEKEKLFRSLLVHPLIKEVRGKGLMLAAMTETAEITNQVILNCQDKGLILFWLLFEGCAIRITPPLTISEEEIKEGCAIILNVMDEILKKEQEV from the coding sequence ATGAATCCAGATTTTATAAAATACCAGGCACAAACTTCACCATACCCATTGGGAATGGAGGTTTCACATGCCATTGGCTCGTACATTTACGACACTAACGATAAAAAATACTTAGATTTTGTAGCAGGTGTCTCTGCTTGTACACTTGGGCACCAGCACCCGAGGGTCAATCAGGCTATCAAAGATCAATTGGACAAGTATTCGCACGTGATGGTTTATGGCGAATACTCACAAAGTCCCGCTGTCGAATATTGCAAACTCATGGCTTCACTCCTGCCTGAATCACTAAGCAAAACTTACCTGGTAAATTCAGGAACAGAAGCGATAGAAGGAGCTCTGAAGTTAGCCAAACGAGCAACAGGCCGCAGTCAGCTTATTTCGTGTCATAATGCTTATCATGGCAATACTATGGGATCTATGAGTGTTATGGGCTTTGAAGAGCGCAAACAGGCCTTCAGACCGCTTCTTCCCGATGTTGATTTCATCACCTTTAACAACGAAGAAGATTTACAAAAGATAACGACCAGAACTGCTGCTATACTTTTAGAAACTATTCAGGGTGGTGCCGGATTTATTGAACCTCATGACAATTTTCTGCAAAAAGTCAGAAAACGCTGTGACGAAGTTGGCGCTATGATGATCGTTGACGAAATCCAACCTGGTTTTGGGAGAACCGGAAAACTATTTGGTTTTCAAACCTATGATGTTATTCCCGACATTGTAGTTATGGGAAAAGGTATGGGTGGCGGAATGCCGGTAGGCGCTTTTACAGCATCGGCAGAAAAAATGGATCTGTTAACCGAAAATCCTAAATTGGGGCATATCACTACTTTCGGAGGTCATCCTGTCATTGCGTCAGCATGTCTGGCTACTTTGCAGGAATTAACTGAAACAAATCTAATGGAAGAGACCTTAGAGAAAGAAAAACTCTTCCGATCGCTTTTGGTACATCCTTTGATAAAGGAAGTTAGAGGAAAAGGATTAATGCTTGCCGCCATGACCGAAACTGCCGAAATTACCAATCAGGTTATTTTGAACTGTCAGGACAAAGGGCTCATTTTATTCTGGTTGCTGTTTGAAGGATGCGCGATACGAATAACACCTCCTTTAACCATTTCTGAAGAGGAAATCAAAGAAGGTTGTGCCATAATCTTAAACGTTATGGATGAAATCCTGAAAAAGGAGCAAGAAGTTTAA
- a CDS encoding OstA-like protein, which translates to MKKLLFFISFCLLFLSIQDLFAQKPKTIIVENADFQEINENEIPGALLLTGNVKVNHDGVVLTCNKAYFFQKENYLKAFGNVQLVQGDTLFLNSKYAEYSGNVKKAFATGDAVMSSPDATLSTDTINFDRNIQQVFYNTKGTIINKDNTLVSKSGRYFVAEKKFQFLTAVTITNPKYVIKSNHLDYYSNSGHSYLLGPSTITSKSNYIYTERGFYDTKKNLAHFLRKSYIKYDDRLIEGDSLYYNRNIEFASATRNVKITDSINRGIVKGHYAEIYKLKDSMFVTKRAVAINLVEKDSVYIHGKKLMVTGKEGERILRAYNNVRFYKIDMSGKCDSIHSNSKTALTKLIGNPILWNGESQITGDVMHLIGDKNTKKLDSLKVLNNTFIVSRDTLGTGYNQVKGLNLFGKFREGKLHDVDVIKNTEVIYYMRNDDNELIGINKNVSSKINLIIENNDIETITFFNKVDGDVYPEADLPENARKLKGLRWRGDERIKSKDDIFTAEDNEMNDKLIQEGKDEEAKDKNVPLKVRKETLDYDKKKPTVKTTTNAKSKTKK; encoded by the coding sequence TTGAAGAAATTACTATTTTTCATATCCTTTTGTTTGCTTTTTTTAAGCATACAAGATCTTTTTGCTCAAAAACCTAAAACAATAATTGTTGAAAATGCTGATTTTCAAGAAATCAACGAAAACGAAATCCCGGGTGCTTTACTGCTTACCGGAAATGTAAAAGTGAATCATGACGGGGTTGTACTGACCTGTAATAAAGCTTATTTCTTTCAAAAAGAAAATTATCTTAAAGCTTTTGGAAATGTGCAATTGGTACAAGGTGACACCTTATTTCTAAACAGTAAATATGCCGAATACAGTGGTAATGTAAAAAAAGCTTTTGCGACCGGTGACGCAGTCATGAGTTCACCTGATGCAACTTTAAGTACGGATACAATAAACTTTGACCGAAATATTCAGCAGGTATTTTACAACACCAAAGGAACTATCATCAACAAAGACAATACATTGGTTAGTAAATCAGGAAGGTATTTTGTGGCCGAGAAAAAGTTTCAATTCCTGACTGCGGTTACGATTACCAATCCAAAATATGTGATCAAATCCAATCATTTAGATTACTATAGCAATTCAGGACACTCCTATTTACTTGGCCCTTCAACGATTACCAGTAAATCCAATTATATTTACACGGAAAGGGGTTTTTATGATACCAAGAAGAATCTTGCACATTTTTTACGGAAATCTTACATCAAATATGATGATCGCCTCATAGAAGGGGACAGTTTATACTATAATCGAAATATTGAATTTGCCTCTGCCACCCGAAATGTAAAAATCACGGACTCCATCAATCGTGGCATCGTAAAAGGCCATTATGCTGAGATTTACAAGCTCAAAGATTCGATGTTTGTCACCAAAAGAGCCGTAGCCATTAATCTGGTTGAAAAAGATTCAGTTTATATTCACGGAAAAAAACTGATGGTTACCGGAAAAGAAGGGGAACGAATTCTAAGAGCTTACAACAATGTACGTTTTTACAAAATAGACATGAGCGGAAAATGTGATTCTATTCATTCCAATTCCAAGACTGCTTTGACAAAACTAATTGGCAACCCGATTCTTTGGAATGGAGAAAGCCAAATCACAGGAGATGTCATGCATCTTATTGGTGACAAAAACACCAAAAAGCTGGACTCTTTAAAAGTCCTCAACAACACCTTTATAGTCTCGCGGGATACCCTCGGAACCGGCTATAATCAGGTCAAGGGACTCAATTTATTTGGAAAATTCAGGGAAGGAAAACTACATGATGTCGACGTTATCAAAAACACCGAGGTAATCTACTACATGCGAAATGATGACAATGAGCTAATTGGAATCAATAAAAATGTAAGCAGTAAAATCAATCTGATTATCGAAAATAACGATATTGAAACCATCACATTTTTCAACAAAGTCGACGGTGACGTATATCCCGAAGCCGATTTACCTGAAAACGCCCGTAAATTAAAAGGCTTGCGCTGGCGCGGCGACGAACGAATAAAGTCGAAAGACGATATCTTTACAGCCGAAGACAATGAAATGAACGATAAATTAATCCAGGAGGGAAAAGACGAAGAGGCTAAAGATAAAAATGTACCTCTAAAAGTAAGGAAAGAAACCTTGGATTACGACAAAAAGAAACCCACAGTGAAGACCACCACAAACGCTAAGAGTAAGACTAAAAAATAG
- a CDS encoding alpha-amylase family protein, whose protein sequence is MINKNFFVAGLAVVLLFSACKTKDLKMNTSKEETRKDAKIVVYQVFTRLFGNKNTTNKPWGTIEENGVGKLNDFTNKALQEIKDLGVTHIWYTGVPHHALVGDYKAYGISDDDPEVVKGRAGSPYAVKDYYNVNPDLAVNPANRLQEFEALIGRTHKAGLKLIIDIVPNHIARKYEGKSNPAGVRDFGADDDVNMEYKRDNNFYYIPNNHFEIPSGDIPLNGEKNALVDGVFNEDPAKWTGNGSRKAKPDQNDWYETVKVNYGIRPDGSKDFMELPAGFDQKSYQEHFAFWQDKDVPDSWKKFRSIALYWIDKGVDGFRYDMAEMVPYEFWSYMNSAIKMKNPNTFLLAEVYNPKEYRNYIRLGKMDYLYDKVETYDKLKDIIRGKSLPDGLSDIQKGMEDIEHNMLHFLDNHDEQRLASSEFAGTPERGKPLMVVSATISTAPTMVYFGQEVGEAANENAGFGTRSRTSIFDYIGVPNHQRWMNEGKFDGGQLSDSEKKLRDFYKKLLNFCLKSPALMGSFQEIQSVNRQNNRGYDDLIYSYVRWSEHQKLIIVTNFSSEKTSEFDLKIPSDIISKWNLRDGVYHLKDELYEKSIVQLKVNNGEGVVRVKIMPSESFIFELK, encoded by the coding sequence ATGATAAATAAGAATTTTTTTGTTGCGGGACTTGCTGTGGTTCTGCTATTTTCGGCCTGTAAAACCAAAGATCTAAAAATGAATACAAGTAAAGAAGAGACTCGTAAGGATGCTAAAATTGTGGTCTATCAGGTTTTTACGCGTTTGTTTGGAAATAAAAATACCACTAATAAGCCGTGGGGGACGATCGAGGAAAATGGTGTTGGAAAATTGAATGATTTTACGAACAAAGCGCTGCAGGAGATTAAGGATTTAGGCGTTACCCATATTTGGTATACAGGTGTTCCGCATCATGCATTGGTGGGCGATTATAAGGCGTATGGAATTTCAGATGATGATCCGGAAGTGGTAAAAGGCCGTGCAGGATCTCCGTATGCTGTAAAAGATTATTACAATGTAAATCCCGATTTAGCGGTGAATCCGGCAAACAGATTACAGGAGTTTGAAGCGTTAATAGGGCGTACGCACAAAGCCGGACTAAAGCTGATTATTGATATTGTACCCAATCATATTGCAAGAAAATATGAAGGTAAAAGTAACCCGGCAGGAGTAAGAGATTTTGGAGCCGATGATGATGTGAATATGGAATATAAACGGGATAACAATTTTTACTATATCCCAAACAATCATTTTGAAATACCGAGTGGAGATATTCCGTTAAATGGAGAAAAAAATGCACTTGTAGACGGGGTATTTAATGAAGATCCTGCAAAATGGACTGGAAACGGTTCTCGAAAAGCGAAACCCGACCAAAACGACTGGTATGAAACGGTGAAAGTAAATTATGGAATTCGTCCTGACGGATCAAAGGATTTTATGGAACTTCCTGCGGGATTTGATCAAAAATCGTATCAGGAACATTTTGCTTTTTGGCAGGACAAAGACGTTCCGGATTCCTGGAAAAAGTTCAGGTCTATTGCTTTGTATTGGATTGACAAAGGGGTAGATGGTTTCCGTTATGATATGGCGGAGATGGTACCCTACGAATTTTGGAGTTATATGAATTCGGCAATTAAGATGAAAAATCCAAATACCTTTTTATTGGCTGAAGTTTACAATCCAAAGGAATATCGTAATTATATTCGTTTGGGAAAAATGGACTATCTCTATGATAAAGTAGAAACTTATGATAAGCTGAAAGATATTATTCGCGGAAAATCACTGCCAGATGGATTATCGGATATTCAGAAAGGAATGGAAGATATTGAGCACAATATGTTGCATTTTTTAGACAATCATGATGAGCAGCGATTAGCTAGCTCTGAGTTTGCAGGAACTCCCGAACGTGGGAAGCCGTTAATGGTGGTTTCTGCGACAATTAGTACGGCTCCAACTATGGTTTACTTTGGACAGGAAGTAGGTGAGGCAGCGAATGAGAATGCCGGTTTTGGAACGCGTTCCAGAACATCGATATTTGATTATATTGGAGTACCAAATCATCAACGTTGGATGAATGAAGGGAAGTTTGATGGCGGGCAGCTTTCAGATTCAGAAAAGAAGCTGCGTGATTTTTATAAGAAATTGCTAAATTTTTGCCTTAAAAGCCCTGCTTTAATGGGGAGTTTTCAGGAAATTCAAAGTGTAAATCGTCAAAATAATAGAGGCTACGACGATTTAATTTATTCGTATGTACGTTGGTCAGAGCATCAAAAACTGATCATCGTGACTAATTTTTCTTCGGAAAAAACAAGTGAGTTTGATTTGAAAATTCCTTCGGATATTATTTCAAAATGGAACTTAAGAGATGGAGTTTACCATCTTAAAGATGAATTGTACGAGAAGAGTATTGTGCAATTAAAAGTAAATAATGGTGAAGGAGTGGTGAGGGTGAAAATAATGCCTTCGGAGTCATTTATTTTTGAATTAAAGTAA
- a CDS encoding superoxide dismutase: MKKNIVRFSILASFFLLFSCNDNKLTEVVEVPLPTKEEKITIGSPNDVKADPGSFELTKLPFSYDALAPAIRTLTLETHYSKHYLTYTNNFNKEIVNTEFENLPIEDILKKMDLSNAKLRQNAGGYYNHTLYFNILTPKEQTPKDTLAGSINKEFGSLSNLTSQFKGQATKQFGSGWVWLIVDRAGKLQITTTENQDNPLMKNALIPGTPILGIDLWEHAYYLDYQNRKGSYIDAFYQHINWEKVNENYIEALKKVKKV, translated from the coding sequence ATGAAGAAAAACATTGTTCGTTTTAGCATTTTGGCTTCATTCTTTCTATTATTTTCATGTAATGACAATAAGTTAACCGAAGTTGTAGAGGTTCCTTTGCCTACAAAAGAAGAAAAAATCACCATTGGATCTCCAAATGATGTAAAAGCAGACCCAGGTTCTTTTGAACTGACAAAACTGCCCTTTTCTTATGATGCTTTGGCTCCTGCCATAAGAACTCTTACTCTGGAAACACATTATTCAAAACATTATTTAACTTATACCAACAATTTCAACAAAGAAATTGTAAATACGGAGTTTGAAAATCTGCCTATAGAAGATATTCTTAAAAAAATGGACCTTAGCAATGCCAAGCTTCGTCAAAATGCAGGTGGATACTACAATCATACGCTTTATTTTAATATTCTAACACCAAAAGAACAAACTCCAAAAGATACTTTAGCAGGTTCGATCAATAAAGAGTTTGGTTCTTTAAGCAATCTAACCAGCCAGTTCAAAGGTCAGGCAACCAAACAATTCGGATCCGGATGGGTTTGGCTGATTGTCGACAGAGCCGGAAAACTTCAAATAACAACTACGGAAAATCAGGACAATCCTTTAATGAAAAACGCCCTGATTCCCGGAACTCCTATTTTAGGAATTGATCTTTGGGAACATGCTTACTATCTGGATTACCAAAACAGAAAAGGGAGTTATATTGATGCTTTTTATCAGCATATTAACTGGGAAAAAGTAAACGAAAATTACATCGAAGCTTTGAAAAAAGTCAAAAAAGTATAA
- a CDS encoding acyl-CoA-binding protein, translating to MTEKDLDTRFSEAVETALKMTQATLPQDVQLRLYAYYKQATFGTAVYNQSDNFDLRNAFKTNAWMQISHLTAEEAKENYIAIINSLTSK from the coding sequence ATGACTGAAAAAGATTTAGATACTCGTTTTTCAGAGGCCGTTGAGACCGCTTTAAAAATGACTCAGGCTACACTGCCACAAGACGTGCAGTTGAGACTCTATGCCTATTACAAACAAGCAACTTTTGGAACAGCAGTTTACAATCAATCGGATAATTTTGATTTACGAAATGCTTTCAAAACAAATGCCTGGATGCAAATAAGTCATCTTACAGCTGAGGAAGCCAAAGAAAACTATATTGCAATCATTAATTCACTAACATCAAAATAA
- a CDS encoding phosphatidylserine decarboxylase family protein, protein MFHKEGGPSILLGTVFAVAVLLIAEKFIDINWLRILVQLAGLLVLIIILQFFRNPKRIAIRNSDHILAPVDGKVVVIEEVYEGEFFKDKRLQVSIFMSPINVHVTRYAMDGIIKFSKYHPGKFLVAWHPKASEENERTTVVIENETFGQVLYRQIAGALARRIVNYAKEGMQVVQGTDAGFIKFGSRVDLFLPLGTPINVVLNQKAIGGKTIIATKA, encoded by the coding sequence ATGTTTCATAAAGAAGGAGGCCCATCCATTTTGTTAGGTACTGTTTTCGCAGTAGCTGTACTTTTAATTGCTGAAAAATTCATTGATATCAATTGGCTAAGAATATTAGTTCAGCTAGCTGGTTTATTAGTATTAATTATCATTCTGCAATTTTTTAGAAATCCAAAAAGAATCGCAATCAGAAACAGCGATCACATTCTTGCTCCTGTAGACGGGAAAGTTGTGGTTATTGAAGAAGTTTATGAAGGAGAATTTTTTAAAGACAAACGTCTTCAGGTATCTATCTTCATGTCACCAATTAATGTACACGTAACGCGTTACGCAATGGATGGTATCATCAAATTTAGTAAATACCACCCTGGAAAGTTTTTAGTTGCCTGGCATCCAAAAGCAAGCGAAGAAAACGAAAGAACAACGGTTGTAATCGAAAATGAAACTTTTGGACAGGTATTGTACAGACAAATTGCAGGAGCTTTGGCGCGTAGAATTGTAAATTACGCTAAAGAAGGAATGCAGGTTGTTCAAGGAACAGATGCCGGATTTATAAAATTTGGTTCAAGAGTAGATTTATTTTTACCTTTAGGTACTCCAATCAATGTAGTATTAAACCAAAAAGCAATTGGTGGAAAAACCATCATCGCTACAAAAGCTTAA
- a CDS encoding phosphatidate cytidylyltransferase, protein MNETLKRTISGAVYIALLLTSILFSTESFIILFGIFLIIATYEFCNLVGINKIFSILFVSLFYSAVALISFYKTETENYISKTFKENIIITVDTEKLFSALLIITLIVSVKCIVFLFDDTQIISKTSKYVYLLGYVTLPFLFITKISFGIKDYNPKIIIGLFVLIWTNDTFAYLVGKSMGKHKLFERISPKKTIEGFLGGVVFAAFAGFLISKLYIQPKADFSTKSILIWMIIALIVSIFGTIGDLIESKFKRVAGVKDSGSIMPGHGGVLDRLDSVIFVAPIIFLFYQILYYVS, encoded by the coding sequence ATGAACGAAACACTCAAGAGAACCATTTCTGGTGCTGTTTATATCGCTTTATTACTAACTTCTATTCTGTTTTCTACCGAAAGCTTTATTATTCTTTTTGGCATCTTTCTGATTATCGCCACATATGAATTCTGTAATTTAGTCGGGATCAATAAAATTTTTTCAATTTTATTTGTTTCCCTGTTTTATAGCGCAGTCGCTTTAATCAGTTTTTATAAAACGGAAACTGAAAACTATATCAGTAAAACATTTAAAGAGAATATTATAATTACTGTGGATACCGAAAAGCTTTTTTCGGCACTGCTTATCATTACCTTAATTGTATCCGTAAAATGTATTGTATTTTTATTTGATGACACACAAATCATCAGCAAAACATCCAAATACGTTTATTTACTTGGATATGTAACACTCCCTTTTCTTTTCATCACTAAAATTTCATTTGGTATCAAGGATTACAATCCAAAAATCATCATTGGATTATTTGTTTTAATCTGGACCAATGACACCTTTGCCTATTTAGTTGGAAAGTCAATGGGAAAACATAAATTGTTTGAACGTATTTCACCTAAAAAAACAATTGAAGGTTTCCTTGGCGGAGTAGTTTTTGCTGCCTTTGCCGGATTTTTAATTTCCAAACTATACATACAGCCAAAAGCAGATTTTAGCACTAAATCTATTCTTATCTGGATGATTATTGCTTTAATCGTTAGCATCTTCGGAACTATTGGGGATTTAATTGAATCCAAATTCAAAAGAGTTGCCGGAGTAAAAGACAGCGGTTCCATTATGCCGGGTCACGGAGGTGTATTAGATCGACTAGATAGTGTTATATTTGTAGCACCAATTATATTTTTATTTTATCAAATTTTATATTATGTTTCATAA
- a CDS encoding lactate utilization protein B/C, which translates to MNFFKKIFGSSEPASDEEHESEYGANQAPDSHLSIDERFIFNFKKNGGKFLYCENKQEVAEQFENILEENDWFENEVLCYEPALFSLLEENKLLYLSPRNPKFLLATCENLIADEGSILFSSKQIRQDKPNELPANIVIIATTSQILSIKSDGLSAIKRKYERDYPTNITTIKYFEKAKEEDFTQYGSVAKNLYLLLLEDL; encoded by the coding sequence ATGAATTTTTTCAAAAAAATATTTGGCTCCAGTGAGCCAGCTTCTGATGAAGAACATGAAAGTGAATACGGGGCAAACCAAGCTCCTGACAGTCATTTATCTATCGATGAAAGATTCATTTTTAATTTCAAAAAAAATGGAGGTAAGTTCTTGTATTGCGAAAACAAACAGGAGGTTGCAGAACAATTTGAAAACATTTTAGAAGAAAACGACTGGTTCGAAAACGAAGTTTTGTGTTATGAACCTGCTCTTTTTAGTTTGCTTGAAGAAAATAAACTCCTTTATCTTTCGCCAAGGAATCCAAAATTTTTACTTGCCACTTGTGAGAATCTGATTGCTGACGAAGGTTCTATTTTATTCTCATCTAAACAAATCAGACAGGACAAACCAAACGAATTACCTGCAAACATTGTTATTATTGCTACAACAAGTCAGATACTTTCCATCAAAAGCGATGGTTTAAGCGCGATCAAACGCAAATACGAAAGAGACTACCCTACTAATATTACCACAATAAAATATTTCGAAAAAGCAAAAGAAGAAGATTTTACGCAATACGGAAGTGTTGCCAAAAACTTGTATTTATTGCTCTTAGAAGATCTTTAA